The region atatacttcaggctcttgtgatccgtgtaaatatcgcacttttctccatacaggtaatgtctccacaattttaaagcaaaaactatagctgccaactcaagatcatggattggatacttctgctcgtgaggttttagttgtctggaggcataggcgataactttatcgtgttgcatcaatacacaacCTAAACCTTTCAAAGAAGCGTCGCTATAAATAACAAAGTTTCTCGTCTCATTTGACAATGCTAGTACTGGAACTGTCACTAACCACCTTTTCAATTCCTGgaagctttcttcacacttctctgTCCAAATGAATTTCTCATTCTTCCTTGTTAACTTGGTTAATGGAGATGCAATTTTAGAAAAATCTTTTACAaaccttcggtaatatcctgctaatccaagaaaacttcttatttccgtcagaggcttcggttgctcccacttggatatggcttcaatctttacagggtctaccttgataccttccttacttaCCACAcgtccaagaaactgtacttctgacaaccaaaactcacacttgaAAAACTTTGCATATAGTTGCTTTTCTCTTAACCTTTGAAGGGCAATCCGTAGATGTGTTACGTGATCTTCTGGAGTCTTTGAATATATGAAGATtccatcaataaatacaataacaaacttatccaaatactccttatacacccggttcattaaatccataaaaggcgctggtgcattggtcaatccaaacgacatcactaagaactcatagtggccataccttgttctgaatgcattcttgggaatatctttaggttttatcttcagttggtggtagccagaccttgaatcaatctttgagaaacaacatgctccttttaactggtcaaataaatcatcaatccttggcaaaggatacttgttctttatcgtcaacttgttcaactcTCTGTAGTCAattcataatctcatacttccatccttcttctttatgaataacactggagcaccccacggagaaacactaGGTCGgataactcccttatccaatagttcctgaagttgcttgGCTAATACCTTTATTTccactggagccattcgatatggatcTTTGGAAACTGGTTCGGCTCCTGGTATCAAATCAATtgagaactctatctctcgatcaggtggtaatcctggaaaTTCTTCTGGAAAGACGTTGGGATATTCTCTTACTATGGGGATCTCATCCAAGGTAagggtctctttcttcgtatccatcACGTGAGTCAAATATGATTCGCATCCTTGCCGCCAAAATCTCTTTGCTTGCATTACTGAAAGAAACTTTTTGTCATGCTCCTGTCCTTGATAACTTATCTTTACATTATATGTGGTATGCATAATAACTCTCTTTTTCTTGTAGTCAATATTGGCCCTATacagagacaaccaatccatgcctaaaataacatcaaattctcataactcaaaaggtattaggtCGGCAGGGAAAGTATGTCCTGAAATCTCTATGGAACActtaggacaaaattgacttacgggcactttatctttattagctatctctatggtcaaaggttcattTAAGTCTTCCAACATTAATTACATTTTATTCACATAGTTCATGGATATAAAAAATTTGAacgctcctgaatcaaataaaacgttaaCAAGTATGGAATTAAGAGAAAGTGTACCTGCAACTACATCAGAATCATGAGCCGGAGATTTCTTAGTCatcttaaaggttctagctctggcggtacttgttgctggtccttgggacacacttcATCCTACACTGCCCTGGttaactgatctgcaattcttggaaatatgccccactttgccgcaactaaaacaggTTACTCCTTGGGTCTCGGATTTGCACTCggtggaataatgacccttctggccaCACTTGAAACAGCTGACATTTTCCTTGCACTGACCACTGTGCTTCTTTCCGCATGTCTTATAGTCGATCACTGACATGTTGAACTTTGTTGGGGTAGAACTGACTGAAGTGGTACGGGGCCTAGCCTGGGGGAAATTTTGTCTCCTAAACTTCCTATCCTTATTATTTCCAAATCGGTGCTGAAACTTCTGACTCACTCCTTCTGGTTCTGACCTACCAAGTCCACCTTCAAGcttccttttcttctcaccctgctcctaaacagctaacctctggtcactttctatcactaaggTAACCTATACTACCGAAGTATACAccttgagttgtaaggctaccACTCCAGTTCTAATCTCtagcttcaacccttgttgaaaccgcttcgctcgctgagcttccgaactcacataCTCTGGTGCTATACGAGCCAACTCTGTGAACTTGGCTTCATACTCTATAACACTCATGtctccttgctttaactctagaAACTTCATCTCCATCTGGCTCTGGAGACAATCcgaaaaatatttttccaagaacagtTCTGTAAATCGGGTCCAAGGAATgggaccttctccttctaatgctcacatagactcccaccaatagtttaaATCATTCTTCAGAAAGTAACTAGCATAATatgtctttaaatcctcactcaccttggtgagtgcaaaagccttctccatttccttcaaccagatCCTGGCAGCAACATGATCCACTTTACCTTTAAATTCTGAGGGTTTTACAGCCTGGAAAGACTAGAAACTAACAACTTGGTTTGTCCCCCTCATCTCATACTGCTGTTGGATTTACAATTACTGCTATTGGATTTGTcgttgttgttgctgtatgagttgttgttgttgttgttactGAAATTATTATTGCTGTTGCTGGAATTgctgttgctgttgggccagctgagTAGACTGTTGACGCAACAAAtctatcaattcactcatggagggatcccgaacagatccattattgggttgagaattcttctttagtggcattctcctgaaacataacagtcatatataagaaaatagattgctccaagcagtttatacatatgtatcaggagagtgttgccactaagacaatatcctcatcctcagttaattggatccatcctgagtgaatgatcataCTCTAGAGATACCAGCAATAGAAACAACAATAATAGTAATAACAAGAATAACAATGCACAAGTATATATATGAAAACTGAACAACATAATAAAACAGCTACTAAATAACAACCAACAGAACTGATACAACgaaaatccaactgaaaagaaacCATCCGAGTACACAACAAAACTGGCTATCATAGCAGCCttcgcctactacaaactacaacaacataatatacatatataaagaAAACACCTACAGAATTCCTGGAaaccaactctgagctctgtatctcactgCTGCAACCCTGATCTAACTGCTGCCACTGCCACTGCCACCGATAGAACCTAACTCGAACACCAACCAGTTCACTAAGTCCTGATACTGAATGGccctgaactctgagctaataaAAGGATCAATAGCCCTAGCTCTCTCAATAGCAATCTGAGTCAAAGATCTAACTCGGGCCTGGACATCCGgtgaaggggcagggatgccTTGGAAAGGTCCAACTGGTATCTGGTCAAGATGCGCGGCCAACTTCGGGCTCTGCTCTCTAATGAAAGACCTATTCAtcgctcggtgaacatggtaggGAATCAGGGAAGAGGTACCGGTAGGGGAAGATGGAGGACCCGAAGGTCTCGAGGaggaagaactgggaccacaACCGGAAGGAAAGTCCCTAACAGCACACACTGACCTACGTACCCAGCGAGGATGGGCACTAGGTCCAGGAATATCCCTCGGTACAAATAGAGGAACTGGTGGGAGAGGAAAATGAGTCTCCTCATCTATAACATCTATGGTCCTCTCGGAATCGGAACTGTCCGAGTCGGATGggttctcccgagatggagaactaaAGATCACTATATGCCACTGCCAACAGGACAAATATACTGGAAAGACACAACAAGGTCAAGACAgttctatcaaaacatcaatagatgccagggtaacaccgtcggaaccctcgactgactctaaggtttgctcctctatatgatttgctgactcacaccttagGACACAATTTCTACACCTTTTTGACCCAATCCATAACCTGaattagggacttgaacctgtagctctgataccaactgtgactGCCTCAACCCCGGGGacaggagttgacgtcactaaacacgaCAACAGAAACATAAACAACAagatattttttattataaactAACATGACCCCATACCAAGATCCGAttcaggttcaagtatgatcTAAGCCATACATTATTACAAACTATTTATTTTAAAAAGActgacacactaacttattcagcaaatcatcagaccgcacatggtctgatactaactacctctgaggagctgGGTCCTGAAGGGGCTGAGACACGGTTCCGCTaaggtctgactggtcttctaggcatctgcgatatatatataacaggttctaagggtgagcataatcgctcagcattaccaatatatgaataacaagataaaaacagtaatgtaaacaaTTATATGAACATAACTATAATTAACATGAAATCCGAAATCTGTAGATCATTTCGAACAACAGTATATAAAGAAAAGTTGAGATAACTGGTTATCATTGACTAGCATGCTTTTAACAAAACAAAcgtagtagtgtgttgtgtaagtagcagggtccaattttagcatgctttTCACATTTATAAACCcactgtatcaactacttatacccttacgggaatcacaaagccaaatcagatacgtgaTGGATATGTGAAGAAAACTGaccaggctatcaacaccagacggctctaactgccatcctatatacctattctggaactcagagactagctcggtctctgacctgctggactaatcggttatgaattgcgcgcaaccgaattagcctcttacaccacctcaataggcctactctggcccctatgtatcccataaatgatcattttatccagtttttaaaacacttgtacctaactcatttcaaaaccattcattttaacaacaCATTTAAActagttcacaaatcattttcattcgagataggtacccttttcgaagttacttttccccaaacaggtttaaaacagtgacttataactacaggggatacgtaccttaaaacatttctgttcctttacgagaataaaacagtattctattcatacgtactgaaccataaagaatggtcagggtacttgccttgtaacgctttcggaaaccctaagtagcttttatGCTGAATTCGGTCCTTgtgaaactcgactgggatctacaataatagaataccctaatcagttatgccgacatgcttgatatcctcgaatcctaataacccaattcgataacccgactcatataataattttacacataatcacataatccGTATTCAAATAAGGCTAACACGTTTCGTATTATATAGTTCGTTTCtcgtatttaatataattttttagaaaaattttggcACCAATTTTTctatttataagcctacccgtcgatcaCAATCGATGCCCAAATTTCACAACAATTCACAATCCACAACTCGCAATACAAATTTCAATTCCAAAATCATTTATATACAAAACCGGTTATacgaattattttatttatttatagaatttaggactcagatatcaatcatcacggtccaccgtcgactcaccgaagttcatcatcGACGACGGTGAAATTTTGCGGGTGCCCGATTAAtcttcgggtttccaacgcaaatcccaccgattattttaaaatcattccGCACAAATAATTTATTTTCACGAAGGCGGTCAATAAAATTCCTACATAAAATTGTAACAAGAATTAATATAATAATTCCCAAGTTATAATCTACAAAACTAATTGAACAAGAACCAAGAACACAGCCACACGCACGCGCGGCGCGTGCGGCAGTAACACAACACACGCGGGTCGCCTCATCGGACGAAGCCGGCGGCAACTGGAAAATAGAAGGCAGCAACCAAACCACAACCTATCAGACATCAGTTACTATACACACATATAATCATATGCATATATATTAACCAACAAGACAGAACCGAAAGGATATCGGAAAACGAATCGGAAAACATGCCGGAAGAACAGAACCGCGACGACCGAACCACCGGGAACCAAAGAAGAACAGAAAAAGGAAGAGAAAGAGTTGAGATTTGAGAGAGAATTGAGATTACAGGAGTAGAGAACAGGGAAGAGATCGAAGAGAGACAAAGGGGATTATGTTTATCAAAGAAAAATGGAAAAGCAGCACACTGTTAACCACACACACGGCACGTGTCCAATTTTATTGGATACGtgtcattttatttttatttgtactGACTGCAAACCCTTCACGCCATTTTAATCTATTTTTAATGGTATAATTCgtaaataaatattaatcaaaacaTTGCCAAAATAATCGTAAAATGCTACAAATATCTCGAACttgataaaacataaattttaaaatttcaaaataaattttgaGTGCAATAAATATCTGCATTTAGCGTTTAGACGAAACAACACGGGGTGAAATTTAtccaaaaaatttccaaaataattttaaaattctcagaatattaaaaatttcataaaatatgagtttcgtgatttttgaagaatactggaattaaatatggattttacaaataattacaatcagaaaatcattaaaagataaataattaacgaaatattgatttctcaattttataaaatcccaaaagtaattagtgaaattataaaatcataaaacaaattttagagacc is a window of Apium graveolens cultivar Ventura chromosome 11, ASM990537v1, whole genome shotgun sequence DNA encoding:
- the LOC141695661 gene encoding uncharacterized protein LOC141695661, which encodes MTKKSPAHDSDVVAGMDWLSLYRANIDYKKKRVIMHTTYNVKISYQGQEHDKKFLSVMQAKRFWRQGCESYLTHVMDTKKETLTLDEIPIVREYPNVFPEEFPGLPPDREIEFSIDLIPGAEPVSKDPYRMAPVEIKVLAKQLQELLDKGVIRPSVSPWGKPNMVADVLSRKEMLNMVPIAEELA